A single genomic interval of Polaribacter vadi harbors:
- a CDS encoding alpha-amylase family glycosyl hydrolase: MKKILFLLVLATIISCQEKPSEKMAEIKQKEFVWEGANIYFLLTDRFNNGDSSNDINFDRTKEAGKLRGFEGGDIKGITQKIKEGYFTKLGINAIWMTPVVEQIHGGTDEGTGLSYGFHGYWTKDWTKIDPNYGTKEDLKELVDLAHKNGIRVLLDAVINHTGPVTDKDPVWPSDWVRTEPACIYKDFETTVNCTLVENLPDIKTESNEAVELPKHLIEKWKAEGRYEQEIKELDAFFTKTGHPKAPRFYIMKWLTDYITEFGIDGYRVDTVKHTEEFVWQEFKQECDVAFADYKKNNPEKVLDNNNFYLVGEVYNYAVSHGKSFDFGDKKVNYFDKAFNSLINFELKWNVKQMAEKDVFTKYDSLLNTELKGYGILNYMTSHDDGQPFDKERKMPYKTATMLLLTPGTSQVYYGDESTRDLTIEGTVGDATLRSFMNWDAISSDENTKEVLNHWQKLGQFRANHTAVGAGKHQLISDENGLVFSRVRNDDKVIAGINLPKGNKELNVASVFENGQKLNDFYSNQIVEVKDGKVSLESDFDIVLLEKK, from the coding sequence ATGAAAAAAATACTTTTCTTACTCGTTCTTGCAACCATTATTAGTTGTCAAGAAAAACCTTCAGAAAAAATGGCAGAGATAAAACAAAAAGAATTTGTTTGGGAAGGAGCAAACATCTATTTTTTATTAACAGACAGATTTAATAATGGAGATTCTTCAAATGACATCAATTTTGATAGAACCAAAGAAGCTGGAAAGTTAAGAGGTTTTGAAGGTGGAGATATTAAAGGAATCACTCAAAAAATAAAAGAAGGGTATTTTACAAAATTAGGCATCAATGCTATTTGGATGACACCAGTTGTTGAACAAATTCATGGAGGAACTGATGAAGGAACTGGTTTGTCTTATGGTTTTCATGGATATTGGACAAAAGATTGGACGAAAATCGATCCAAATTATGGAACCAAAGAAGATTTAAAAGAGCTGGTAGATTTGGCACATAAAAACGGAATTCGTGTGTTGTTAGATGCTGTTATAAATCATACAGGGCCAGTTACAGACAAAGATCCTGTTTGGCCAAGTGATTGGGTTAGAACTGAACCTGCTTGTATCTATAAAGATTTTGAAACGACTGTAAATTGTACGTTAGTAGAAAATTTACCAGATATTAAAACCGAAAGTAATGAAGCTGTAGAATTGCCAAAACATTTAATTGAAAAATGGAAAGCTGAAGGAAGATATGAGCAAGAAATAAAAGAATTAGATGCTTTTTTTACTAAAACAGGACATCCAAAAGCGCCTCGTTTTTATATTATGAAATGGCTAACAGATTATATAACAGAATTCGGAATTGATGGTTACAGAGTAGATACTGTAAAACATACAGAAGAATTTGTTTGGCAAGAATTTAAGCAAGAATGTGATGTGGCTTTTGCAGATTACAAAAAAAATAATCCTGAAAAAGTGTTAGATAATAACAACTTTTATTTAGTTGGAGAAGTGTATAATTATGCCGTTTCTCATGGAAAATCATTTGATTTTGGTGATAAAAAAGTCAATTATTTTGATAAAGCGTTTAACAGTTTAATCAATTTTGAACTAAAATGGAATGTGAAACAAATGGCTGAAAAGGATGTTTTTACGAAATACGATTCACTTTTAAATACGGAATTAAAAGGATATGGAATTTTAAATTATATGACCTCTCATGATGATGGACAACCTTTTGATAAAGAAAGAAAAATGCCTTACAAAACAGCAACCATGTTGTTGTTAACACCAGGAACTTCACAGGTTTATTATGGTGATGAATCTACCAGAGATTTAACAATTGAAGGTACAGTTGGAGATGCAACTTTGCGTTCTTTTATGAATTGGGATGCAATTTCTTCGGATGAAAACACTAAAGAAGTATTAAATCATTGGCAAAAATTGGGTCAGTTTAGAGCAAATCATACAGCTGTTGGTGCAGGAAAACATCAATTAATTTCTGATGAAAATGGTTTGGTGTTTTCTAGAGTTAGAAATGATGATAAAGTTATTGCAGGAATTAATTTACCAAAAGGAAATAAAGAGTTAAATGTTGCTTCAGTTTTTGAAAACGGACAAAAATTAAATGACTTTTATTCAAATCAGATTGTTGAAGTTAAAGACGGAAAAGTAAGTTTAGAATCTGATTTTGATATTGTTTTACTAGAAAAAAAATAG
- a CDS encoding glycoside hydrolase family 97 protein, producing the protein MKGRFLLIVICVIFIFSCHDGQNKEVFSPKNNLSVEFGLTKNGQPFYIIWKDFETVIDTSYLGFDFENATSFLDNFEIVNSSTKNFNETWQMPWGEQLDVVNNYNELRVELQEKSDLKRKLNIVFKVYNDGVGFRYEFPKQDNFSEAFITEENTQFNLTEDYKTFWIPGDWDIYEHLYSTTKLSEIDASVKRNHPSLGQTYIPENAVNTPVTLVGKNGIHLSFHEAALLDYAGMTLKVDTDKLSFKSNLVGSRNTTYKVKRTLPFHTPWRTIQITENAPDLIQSNLIVNLNEPNKLGDVSWFTPMKYTGVWWEMHLDKSSWDYGMEMVDGVWTDTGKAHGKHGATTENVKRFIDFSAKNNIGGVLVEGWNTGWERWIGFENREGVFDFVTPYPDYNLDEVTAYAKEKGVQIIMHHETSAATETYEKQQDTAYALMQKYGMHAVKSGYVGKILPKGEYHHGQYMVNQYNNAAIKAAKYQVAVNAHEPIKATGLRRTYPNIISREGLRGQEFNAWSSDGGNPPEHLSIVAFTRMLAGPIDYTPGIFNIKFDEFKKENQVNTTLAHQLALYVVLYSPVQMAADLVEHYEANPKPLQFIKDVGVDWSETKVLNGEVGEFVTIARKERTTENWFLGSITDEISREIEVDFSFLDENTTYEAKIYKDGKAAHWDKNPLEIEFETIEITKNSKLKFYLAEGGGLAISMKKN; encoded by the coding sequence ATGAAAGGTAGATTTTTGTTGATTGTTATTTGTGTGATTTTTATTTTTTCATGTCATGATGGACAAAATAAAGAAGTTTTCTCTCCTAAAAATAATTTATCTGTTGAATTCGGTTTAACAAAAAATGGACAACCTTTCTATATTATTTGGAAAGATTTTGAAACAGTTATTGATACCTCTTATTTAGGTTTTGATTTTGAAAATGCTACATCATTTTTAGATAATTTCGAAATAGTAAATTCATCAACAAAAAACTTTAACGAAACTTGGCAAATGCCTTGGGGAGAACAATTAGATGTTGTAAATAATTACAATGAATTACGAGTAGAATTGCAAGAAAAATCAGACTTAAAAAGAAAATTAAACATTGTTTTTAAAGTATATAATGATGGTGTTGGTTTTCGATATGAATTCCCAAAACAAGACAATTTTTCGGAAGCTTTTATAACTGAAGAAAATACACAATTTAATTTAACTGAAGACTATAAAACCTTTTGGATTCCTGGAGATTGGGATATTTACGAGCATTTGTATAGCACTACAAAGTTATCAGAAATTGATGCATCTGTTAAAAGAAACCACCCAAGTTTAGGGCAAACATACATTCCAGAAAATGCTGTAAATACACCAGTTACTTTAGTTGGTAAAAATGGCATTCATTTAAGTTTTCATGAAGCTGCTTTATTAGATTATGCTGGAATGACTTTAAAAGTTGATACAGATAAATTATCTTTTAAAAGTAATTTAGTAGGTTCTAGAAATACAACGTATAAAGTAAAAAGAACATTGCCATTTCATACACCTTGGAGAACGATTCAGATTACTGAAAATGCGCCAGATTTAATTCAATCTAACTTAATTGTAAATTTAAACGAGCCAAATAAATTGGGTGATGTTTCTTGGTTTACACCTATGAAATATACAGGCGTTTGGTGGGAAATGCATTTAGACAAATCTTCTTGGGATTATGGAATGGAAATGGTTGATGGAGTCTGGACAGATACAGGAAAAGCGCATGGAAAACATGGAGCAACCACAGAAAATGTAAAACGTTTTATCGATTTTTCTGCAAAGAACAATATTGGTGGTGTTTTAGTAGAAGGTTGGAATACTGGTTGGGAACGTTGGATTGGTTTTGAAAACAGAGAAGGTGTTTTCGATTTTGTAACTCCTTATCCAGATTATAATTTAGATGAAGTTACAGCATACGCAAAAGAAAAAGGAGTGCAAATTATTATGCATCATGAAACTTCTGCAGCTACAGAAACCTATGAAAAACAACAGGATACAGCCTATGCTTTAATGCAGAAATACGGAATGCATGCTGTAAAATCTGGTTATGTTGGTAAGATTTTACCAAAAGGAGAATATCATCATGGACAATATATGGTGAACCAATATAACAATGCAGCTATAAAAGCAGCAAAATATCAAGTTGCTGTAAATGCGCACGAACCTATTAAAGCAACAGGTTTGCGAAGAACATATCCAAATATAATTTCTAGAGAAGGTTTACGAGGACAAGAATTTAATGCTTGGTCTAGTGATGGAGGAAATCCACCAGAACATTTATCAATAGTAGCTTTTACAAGAATGTTAGCTGGTCCAATAGATTATACACCAGGAATCTTTAACATCAAATTTGATGAGTTTAAAAAGGAGAATCAAGTAAATACAACATTGGCACATCAACTAGCTTTGTATGTGGTTCTTTACAGTCCTGTACAAATGGCTGCAGATTTAGTAGAGCATTATGAGGCAAATCCAAAACCTCTTCAATTTATAAAAGATGTTGGTGTAGATTGGTCTGAAACCAAAGTTTTAAATGGAGAAGTTGGTGAATTTGTTACAATTGCAAGAAAAGAACGTACAACAGAAAATTGGTTTTTAGGAAGTATTACTGATGAAATTTCAAGAGAAATTGAAGTTGATTTTAGTTTTTTAGATGAAAATACTACTTATGAAGCTAAAATTTATAAGGATGGAAAAGCTGCTCATTGGGACAAAAATCCTTTAGAAATTGAATTTGAAACTATAGAAATTACAAAGAATTCTAAGTTAAAATTTTATTTAGCAGAAGGAGGAGGATTGGCAATTAGTATGAAAAAAAATTAG
- a CDS encoding helix-turn-helix and ligand-binding sensor domain-containing protein, whose product MIKKISIFFIAFFISCPLFLSQEVPPISTFSAEDYGAENQNWAISQSSNKYIYVANNKGLLEFNGADWQLYTTPNETIMRSVKSFKEKIYTGFYMDFGFWEKNEFGFLEFTSIAQEKGVKMIEDEQIWEIAELDGWMIFKSLQRIYLYNLETKNLKIIESEKNLTKLSKVENIIYFQELGKGVFMIENGVPKLISNDAVLKENKIVAFFLKDDKLFFLTQKNGFYYLADNELKKWKITADEFLSKKTIYSAKQLKTGNIVLGSIANGLIKLDKDGNILYYITQGSGLSNNTVLTIFEDVDSNIWLGLDNGINTINFNSPFKSFVKRTNFWGTIYASIVFEDNLYLGTNQGLYFKRKNSDDEFEFVNNTQGQVWNLQEVNNTLFCSHDSGTFVVNDNNATLIKGIDGTWSVSKIDDNTIIQGSYDGLYILKKTNDSWVLRNKIDGFSTSSKYFVLKDLKNIFVNHEYKGVFKLKVDEDFRNVTEIIKDTSVQKGIHSSLIQYKNDILYASKNGVFKYSEKEDRFQKDSVFSKLIPKDTFLSAKLIFDNENNKLWSFTKNDIRYFTPGKFSKKPDLEIIPINRTMQKGASGYENMISLDDKKYLIGTSDGYLTLDLNKIVEPKDFVIQINRIFNNETDKAQKKISLLEPKVFTNLENNFEFSYSVTNYHKTSSIQYQYLLEGLNSKWSKLSKNNYLLFENLPFGDYTFKVRASIDNKLSDNVAEYSFTIAKPWYLSNVFIGIYIISLIVLFYTLHIASKSYYKRQREELLQKTQRKLALKELESSQKIIKLNNDKLRSDIESKNRELATSTMSIIKKNEFLNTIKTELISKGNTSIDKVVKIIDKNLNNTDDWKMFQEAFNNADKKFLKKIKSKHPELTPNDLRLCAYLRLNLASKEIAPLLNISPRSVEVKRYRLRKKMDLPHDENLTNYILEI is encoded by the coding sequence ATGATTAAAAAAATATCAATATTTTTTATTGCTTTTTTTATTTCTTGCCCTCTCTTTTTAAGTCAAGAGGTACCACCAATTAGTACTTTTTCTGCGGAAGATTATGGTGCTGAAAATCAAAATTGGGCTATTTCTCAATCATCCAATAAATATATTTACGTTGCTAATAATAAAGGTTTATTAGAATTTAATGGCGCAGATTGGCAGTTATACACCACTCCAAATGAAACTATTATGCGTTCAGTTAAATCGTTTAAAGAAAAAATCTATACAGGTTTTTATATGGATTTTGGTTTTTGGGAAAAAAACGAATTTGGTTTTTTAGAATTTACTTCTATAGCTCAAGAAAAAGGTGTAAAAATGATCGAAGATGAGCAAATTTGGGAAATTGCTGAACTAGATGGATGGATGATCTTTAAATCTTTACAGAGAATTTATCTCTATAATTTAGAAACAAAAAATTTAAAAATAATAGAGTCTGAGAAGAATCTTACAAAACTATCTAAAGTAGAGAATATTATTTATTTTCAAGAATTAGGGAAAGGTGTTTTTATGATTGAAAATGGAGTTCCTAAATTAATTTCTAACGATGCAGTTTTAAAAGAAAATAAAATAGTCGCGTTTTTTTTAAAAGATGATAAATTATTTTTTTTAACACAAAAGAATGGTTTTTATTATTTGGCAGATAATGAATTAAAAAAATGGAAAATAACTGCTGATGAATTTTTATCAAAGAAAACTATTTATAGTGCAAAGCAACTTAAAACCGGAAATATTGTTTTAGGATCTATTGCCAATGGTTTAATAAAATTAGATAAAGATGGAAATATTCTTTACTATATAACTCAAGGTTCTGGCTTAAGCAATAATACAGTACTTACTATTTTTGAAGATGTAGATTCTAATATATGGCTTGGTTTAGATAATGGAATTAACACTATTAATTTTAATTCTCCATTTAAATCGTTTGTGAAAAGAACTAATTTTTGGGGTACAATTTATGCATCAATAGTTTTTGAGGATAATTTGTATTTAGGCACAAACCAAGGATTATATTTTAAAAGAAAAAACTCTGATGACGAATTTGAATTTGTAAACAACACACAAGGTCAAGTTTGGAATTTACAAGAAGTAAACAATACCTTATTTTGTAGTCATGATTCAGGAACATTTGTTGTAAATGATAATAATGCTACTTTAATAAAAGGTATAGATGGAACTTGGAGCGTATCTAAAATAGATGATAATACCATTATACAAGGTAGTTATGATGGTTTATATATTCTAAAAAAGACGAATGATTCCTGGGTTTTAAGAAATAAAATTGATGGTTTTTCGACGTCTAGTAAATATTTTGTGTTAAAAGATTTAAAAAATATTTTTGTAAATCACGAATATAAAGGTGTTTTTAAGCTAAAAGTTGATGAAGATTTTAGAAATGTAACAGAAATTATTAAAGATACCTCTGTTCAAAAGGGAATTCACTCAAGCTTAATTCAATACAAGAATGATATTTTATATGCTTCTAAAAATGGAGTTTTTAAATATTCAGAAAAAGAAGACCGTTTTCAAAAAGATTCTGTTTTTAGTAAACTAATTCCAAAAGATACTTTTTTATCGGCAAAGCTAATATTTGATAACGAAAACAATAAGTTATGGTCCTTTACTAAAAATGACATCCGTTATTTTACGCCAGGAAAATTTAGTAAAAAACCAGATTTAGAGATTATTCCCATCAATAGAACCATGCAAAAAGGAGCTTCTGGTTATGAGAATATGATTTCTTTAGATGATAAAAAGTATTTAATTGGTACTTCAGATGGGTATTTAACTTTAGATTTAAATAAAATTGTAGAACCTAAAGATTTTGTGATACAAATTAACAGAATCTTTAATAATGAGACAGATAAGGCACAAAAAAAGATAAGTTTACTTGAGCCTAAAGTTTTTACGAACTTAGAAAATAACTTTGAGTTTTCTTATAGTGTTACCAATTACCATAAAACGTCTTCTATACAGTATCAATATTTATTAGAAGGTTTAAACTCAAAATGGAGTAAATTATCTAAGAACAATTATTTATTGTTTGAGAATTTACCTTTTGGAGATTATACCTTTAAGGTTAGAGCCTCTATAGATAATAAATTAAGTGACAATGTTGCTGAATATTCTTTTACAATAGCAAAACCTTGGTATTTGTCTAATGTTTTTATAGGCATTTATATCATCTCTTTAATTGTACTATTTTATACATTACATATCGCCTCAAAATCTTATTATAAAAGACAAAGAGAAGAATTGTTGCAAAAAACACAGAGAAAATTAGCCTTAAAAGAGCTTGAGAGTTCACAAAAAATTATCAAGCTAAATAATGATAAATTAAGAAGCGATATTGAAAGTAAAAACAGAGAATTAGCGACTTCAACAATGAGTATTATTAAGAAGAATGAATTCTTAAATACTATAAAAACGGAACTAATTTCAAAAGGAAACACCAGTATTGATAAGGTTGTAAAAATAATTGACAAAAATCTAAACAATACAGACGATTGGAAAATGTTTCAAGAAGCTTTTAATAATGCTGATAAAAAATTCTTAAAGAAAATTAAAAGTAAACACCCAGAACTTACTCCAAACGACCTAAGACTATGTGCTTATCTTCGATTAAACCTAGCTTCTAAAGAAATAGCACCCCTTTTAAATATCTCACCAAGAAGTGTAGAAGTAAAACGTTACAGACTCAGAAAAAAAATGGATTTACCTCATGATGAGAACTTAACAAATTATATTTTAGAGATATAA
- a CDS encoding SusC/RagA family TonB-linked outer membrane protein, with product MRKKITLLLFTFITVLASAQTINVKGVVKDAISGEVLPGVSISIKGTTLGTETDFDGLYNLPQISKGSILVFNYLGYKKKEVIVADSEMINVSLEQSTEALDEIVVIGYGTQKKKEVTGAVAVVSSQTIDDLKPTRIEQALQGQVAGVNITQSSGSPGAASNIRIRGVSTNGDSRPLILLDGRVIEDLSVVNPSDIESINILKDASAGIYGVRAANGVILVTTKTGRKNSDFKSILNMQIGFQQTTREIPMLNGTEYALLANEAFAANGEALPFSNISGIGQGTNWQNQVFENAPTFNIDYTLNKGTEKSTYSFGLSVLSQDGIVGGDKANFNRSNLRFNYNTDILDNLKFTSSTIYTNTNKKNLIENTLGSILFNAVNMPPTTPVRNPNGSFSQPPVIGTGIEVANPLAQIDNAENRTWINKISGSYGLNYSFLDYFSVETRFQANYSVVNSNTFNPVYNYGNGSVFNNDISTFTDFQQSYFDYTFDAFAKYERVYNDVHDVKAMLGTSIFKSTSRFEKNLTSNASGTNINDVVLGNDVLNGNGLEIFINNNNGSNLSFDSRLLSYFARLQYAYDGKYLFSAVIRRDGSSNFGPENKFGFFPTASAGWVASEEDFLRDSDMISFLKLRASYGIIGNDRIPGFRFVSILNGESEYVFDNQLAQGLAIGPIANPEIKWEQQIPLNFGVDVELLNKVNITMDYFKKTTEDLLVSAQTSGIIGVAAPGSLVPVVNAGTVVNKGFEFSIGYKDDISEDFRYNVNYNFTKLKNEVTFVGNQTGIIEGGSFGVGQEPPSRMEAGFPIGYFYGYQTNGLFQSQAEVNAHATQTNAAPGDLRFVDTNGDGIIDPDDRTYIGDPIADITMGLNLSFNYKRFDFNAYAFVSLGNEIVRNYERNLPLTNRPAYYLDRWTGAGTSDSFPRVTTGATSNNLFSDFYVEDGSFLRLQSVQLGYSVGQNLLDRLEFDKVRFFVSATNLFTISDYKGYDPTTSNGSPIGGGIDQGFYPSPKTFLLGINVNF from the coding sequence ATGAGAAAAAAAATCACATTACTACTATTTACATTCATAACTGTTTTGGCAAGCGCTCAAACAATAAATGTAAAAGGAGTTGTTAAAGATGCCATTTCTGGAGAGGTTTTACCAGGAGTAAGTATAAGTATTAAAGGAACTACTTTAGGTACAGAAACAGACTTTGATGGTTTGTATAATCTTCCTCAAATATCAAAAGGATCAATTTTAGTTTTTAACTATTTAGGATACAAGAAAAAAGAGGTTATAGTAGCCGATTCTGAAATGATAAATGTTTCTTTAGAGCAATCTACAGAAGCTTTAGATGAAATAGTTGTAATTGGTTATGGTACACAAAAGAAAAAAGAAGTTACTGGAGCAGTTGCAGTAGTTTCTAGTCAAACCATAGACGATTTAAAACCAACAAGAATAGAGCAAGCGCTTCAAGGACAAGTTGCAGGTGTAAATATTACACAGAGTTCTGGTTCTCCAGGTGCAGCTTCTAATATTAGAATAAGGGGAGTTTCTACAAATGGAGATAGCAGGCCATTAATTTTATTAGATGGTAGAGTTATTGAAGACTTAAGTGTTGTGAATCCATCAGATATTGAATCTATCAATATATTAAAAGATGCTTCTGCAGGTATTTATGGTGTTCGTGCTGCAAATGGTGTTATTCTAGTAACTACAAAAACGGGTAGAAAAAATTCTGATTTTAAATCGATCTTAAATATGCAGATTGGTTTTCAGCAAACTACTAGAGAAATTCCAATGCTTAATGGAACAGAATATGCGCTTTTAGCAAACGAAGCTTTTGCTGCAAATGGAGAAGCTTTACCTTTTTCAAATATTAGTGGAATTGGTCAAGGTACAAATTGGCAAAATCAAGTTTTTGAAAATGCACCAACTTTTAATATCGATTATACCTTAAATAAAGGAACAGAAAAATCTACCTATTCTTTTGGTTTGTCTGTTTTAAGTCAAGATGGAATTGTAGGTGGAGATAAAGCTAACTTTAATAGAAGTAATTTAAGATTCAATTATAATACAGATATTTTAGACAACTTAAAGTTTACATCATCAACAATATATACAAATACAAATAAGAAAAATCTTATAGAGAATACACTAGGTTCTATTTTGTTTAATGCTGTAAACATGCCACCAACAACTCCAGTTAGGAATCCAAATGGTAGTTTTTCTCAACCACCAGTTATTGGTACAGGTATTGAAGTAGCAAACCCTTTAGCGCAAATAGACAATGCAGAGAACAGAACTTGGATTAACAAGATTTCTGGAAGTTATGGTTTAAATTATAGTTTTTTAGATTATTTTTCAGTAGAAACTAGATTTCAAGCAAACTACTCTGTAGTAAATTCAAACACATTTAATCCAGTTTATAACTATGGAAATGGAAGTGTTTTTAATAATGATATTTCTACGTTTACAGATTTTCAACAAAGTTATTTTGATTACACTTTTGATGCGTTCGCTAAATATGAAAGAGTATATAATGATGTGCATGATGTAAAGGCGATGCTTGGTACTTCTATATTTAAGAGTACAAGTAGGTTCGAAAAAAATCTTACCAGCAATGCTTCAGGAACAAATATTAACGATGTAGTTTTAGGAAATGATGTTCTTAATGGAAATGGTTTAGAGATTTTTATCAATAACAATAATGGTAGTAATTTAAGTTTTGATAGTCGTTTACTCTCTTATTTTGCTAGATTACAATATGCTTATGATGGTAAATATTTATTTTCTGCAGTTATAAGAAGAGATGGTTCTTCAAACTTCGGCCCAGAAAATAAATTTGGATTTTTTCCAACAGCATCTGCAGGTTGGGTAGCTTCAGAAGAAGATTTTTTAAGAGATTCTGATATGATAAGTTTCTTAAAATTAAGAGCAAGTTATGGTATTATTGGTAATGATAGGATTCCTGGATTTAGATTTGTTTCTATTTTAAATGGTGAATCAGAATATGTCTTTGACAACCAATTAGCACAAGGATTAGCTATAGGGCCAATTGCAAACCCAGAGATTAAATGGGAACAACAAATTCCATTAAACTTTGGAGTAGATGTAGAGCTTTTAAATAAAGTAAACATTACTATGGATTACTTTAAGAAAACTACAGAAGATTTATTGGTTTCTGCACAAACATCAGGAATTATTGGAGTTGCTGCTCCTGGTTCTTTAGTGCCAGTTGTAAATGCAGGAACTGTAGTAAATAAAGGTTTTGAATTTTCAATAGGTTATAAAGATGATATTTCAGAAGACTTTAGGTACAATGTAAATTACAACTTTACAAAACTTAAAAACGAAGTAACATTTGTTGGGAATCAAACAGGAATTATAGAAGGAGGAAGTTTTGGAGTTGGTCAAGAACCACCATCAAGAATGGAAGCTGGTTTTCCTATTGGTTATTTCTATGGATATCAAACGAATGGCTTATTCCAAAGTCAAGCAGAAGTTAATGCGCATGCAACGCAAACAAATGCAGCTCCTGGAGATTTAAGATTTGTAGATACGAATGGAGATGGTATAATTGATCCTGATGATAGAACTTATATTGGAGACCCGATTGCAGATATAACAATGGGTTTAAATTTATCTTTCAATTACAAAAGATTCGACTTTAATGCATATGCTTTTGTATCATTAGGAAATGAAATTGTAAGAAATTATGAAAGAAACTTACCTTTAACGAACAGACCAGCTTATTATTTAGATAGATGGACTGGAGCAGGAACAAGTGATTCTTTTCCAAGAGTTACAACTGGAGCAACTAGCAACAATTTATTTTCAGATTTTTATGTAGAAGATGGTTCTTTCTTAAGATTGCAAAGTGTACAATTGGGGTATAGTGTTGGACAAAACCTTTTAGATAGATTAGAGTTCGATAAAGTAAGATTCTTTGTGTCAGCAACCAACTTATTTACCATAAGTGATTATAAAGGGTATGACCCAACAACATCTAATGGATCTCCAATTGGTGGAGGTATAGATCAAGGTTTTTACCCAAGTCCAAAGACATTTTTATTAGGAATAAATGTTAATTTTTAA
- a CDS encoding RagB/SusD family nutrient uptake outer membrane protein: MKKINIKIYTLLLLVGFSFSCSDDFVEVKPTSTNSEDFFNTQEDYEKAIIGAYDLLQSTYLNVMLGEIASDNSLAGGESATDTPGIQEVDDMIHTPLNAQLRDIWNWMFAGVNRANYILEFKDKTDFAGKEQIIAEATFLRAYYYFELVKWFGDVPLSVDERILFGEQFTIDRTPKAEVYAQIEADLIFAANNLPYVQSQPGRVTKGAAQALLGKAYLYQNKFTESATILDDLILNGPYDLVADYNTIFEEAGENNIESVFEVQYFEGQGASFDCLQCSEGNVAVGFNGVRAYSGPDFSSGFSFNVPVQEVVDAFEAGDLRKDVAILDINAWATSTGATFGTGNEHTGYYNRKYIPRLRSNSAQGDRNLTNPNNYRAIRFADVLLMAAEAFNKSSTPNDAKAQTYLNRVRERAFGNSANNITATGTTLYNNILSERRVELVGEGHRFFDLVRTGKAAQEIDGFEADKNEVFPIPAIEIQLAGNRWDQNPNY, translated from the coding sequence ATGAAAAAAATAAATATAAAAATATATACATTATTACTTTTAGTAGGTTTTAGTTTTTCTTGTAGTGATGATTTTGTTGAAGTAAAACCAACATCTACCAATTCAGAAGATTTCTTTAATACTCAAGAAGATTACGAAAAAGCAATTATTGGTGCGTACGATTTGTTACAATCTACTTATTTAAATGTAATGTTAGGAGAAATAGCTTCAGACAATTCTTTAGCTGGAGGAGAAAGTGCAACAGACACTCCAGGTATTCAAGAAGTAGATGATATGATTCATACACCTCTAAATGCTCAATTAAGAGATATATGGAACTGGATGTTTGCTGGTGTAAACAGAGCAAATTATATTCTTGAATTTAAAGATAAAACAGATTTTGCTGGTAAAGAACAAATAATAGCAGAAGCTACTTTTTTAAGAGCATATTATTATTTCGAGTTGGTAAAATGGTTTGGAGATGTTCCTTTATCAGTTGATGAAAGAATTTTATTTGGAGAACAATTTACCATTGATAGAACTCCCAAAGCAGAAGTTTATGCACAAATAGAAGCAGATTTAATATTTGCTGCTAATAATTTGCCTTACGTACAATCTCAACCAGGCAGAGTAACTAAAGGTGCAGCACAAGCTTTATTAGGAAAAGCATATTTATATCAAAATAAATTTACAGAATCTGCAACTATTTTAGATGATTTAATTCTAAATGGGCCTTATGATTTAGTAGCAGATTATAATACAATTTTCGAAGAAGCAGGAGAAAATAATATTGAGTCTGTTTTTGAAGTTCAATATTTTGAAGGTCAAGGTGCAAGTTTCGATTGTTTACAGTGTAGTGAAGGTAATGTAGCAGTAGGTTTTAATGGAGTTAGAGCATATTCAGGGCCAGATTTTTCATCAGGATTTAGTTTTAACGTGCCAGTTCAAGAAGTTGTAGATGCTTTTGAAGCTGGAGATTTAAGAAAAGATGTTGCAATTTTAGATATTAATGCTTGGGCTACAAGTACAGGAGCAACTTTTGGAACAGGAAATGAGCACACAGGCTATTACAACAGAAAATACATTCCTAGATTAAGAAGTAATTCAGCTCAAGGAGATAGAAATTTAACGAATCCTAACAATTATAGAGCTATTCGTTTTGCAGATGTATTGTTAATGGCTGCAGAAGCTTTTAATAAAAGTTCAACACCAAATGACGCAAAAGCACAAACTTATCTAAATAGAGTAAGAGAAAGAGCTTTTGGAAATTCAGCGAATAACATTACAGCAACAGGTACTACGTTGTATAATAATATACTAAGTGAAAGAAGAGTGGAGCTAGTAGGTGAAGGGCATCGTTTTTTCGATTTAGTTAGAACAGGAAAAGCAGCTCAAGAAATTGATGGTTTTGAAGCTGATAAAAATGAGGTTTTTCCAATACCAGCTATAGAAATTCAATTAGCAGGAAATAGATGGGATCAAAATCCTAATTACTAA